cattcctggtctatccccggcaaagacagaatatagacagacacacagaccctttgtttctctccctcctcccagcttttgaaagtatcttgtctcctcattggtcattttggtcaggtgccagcgaggttacctttagcttcttaaccctttacaggtgagaggagatttcctctggccaggggggattttaaaggggtttacccttccctttatatttatgacaagtgtcAACATTCATTTTTGCTTCTTCTGCTAAATCAGTCTGCAGCAGATTGTTACCACCCTTTGCTACTGCATCAAATGCCATCGCATCTGGTGGTGGCAAGAACTTGAAGGCCCCAGTCTCCACAGGAGTGTCACTGGCTCACAGCAGTGTAGTCCTTTAAAAGTGAACAATTCCTCAGCCAATGacaaagcaattttaaaataaaatacagatatGGGAACAACAGAATCAGTGTGGAATAAAGAAAACCATCTAAAGTACCCTTTCAAAAAAGAGCATCAGTGTCATATAGGACTGGGGGGAAAAACCCTAGTGGACTCTGTGTTTCTATACCTTAGATCTACAAATAATACCACAACCAAGTAGTCAAGCTTTGGAACAGGACCTTTTAAAGGACGAAATGTATACAAAGATATTTTAAGTGTCCTGTTTATTAATCCACAAAAATGGTTCTGTGCAATTGGAATCATGATCATTATTTAGAACGTCCCAGAGAGGCATATTTATCTCAGGAACTCAGAGCTGCCTAATTTTTTTCAATCTATCACCCATTCACAAAGCTTAAAACTGATGGCTACATTTGTTATGATACCCAAAGAAAATAAGCAACTTCGTCCAAGTCAACGGGATAGTCTGTTAACAGGACTGGGGTCTTCTCAAACAGCTCCCCTTTGTAACTGCGCCATTTGCCGGCCGGGAGGTACACATCTCGCTCTTGCTTGCCCAGCTCCAGGACAGGGGCCACCATGAGGGTGTCCCCAATGAGGAACTGGGAGTCGAGCTTGTGAGCGAATTCATCCCTGGGAGAAATCCACCAGATGGGCCGTATGATGGGGTCTCCCGTGTCGGTgacctccccagccagctccaacaggagagggGCAACCAGGGACTCATGCAGCTCTGTGAATTTCTGTGCAATCTCAATCACTGCCTTGTCGTAGAGCCAGGGGGGTATGGAAAACTGCATGGAGGGCATGaaggctgacagctccagccagCGGATGTACAGCTCCTGGTCTGGGATTTCAACAGCACCTTCCGTCTTGTTTGGCATAAAGTTTCCTCCAATCATGTCCGGTAGTATGAAAGGGTACCCCAGCATGCTAATGGTGAGCACGGTAGGGATCAAGGACTTGAGGCCAAGCTCATATCCCCAAACCGAGTCGCGGTCGATGATGCGGAAGAAGCACGAGATGTTTTGGGACTGGTAGCCGACCCTGACTTCGGCGAGCTCGTAGAACGGAATGGCCATTTCCGTGTACCGTCTGGACCAGATGCTGGGATCCGACAAGGGCCTGAAGGTGCTGAACTGCTTTGGAAGGTAGCTTACCTCACCAGCGTCAAATTTAAAGGACGCTATGCCGTACTTTGACCGCAGTTGTTTCAGGTGGCTCTGAAACCACTCCCTGACTGTGGGATTGGTAAAATCCAATATGGCCCCAATGCCGTTCCACCACTTCACCATCGCGGGGAGTTTCCCTGTCGGCTCCTTGATAAAGAGCTGCTGCTCTATCCCCACTCCAAAATTGGAGGAATTGTAGTTTATAAAGGGATGCGTCCACAGGGTAACTTTAAATCCCTCTTCTTTCAGCGTTTTGAACATTTCTGTCACATTAGGGAACTTTACCGGATCAAAGTCAAAATCGCCATAAGTCTGTGTGTACATGTCATCAATTTCAATATGGCTGCAATTAAACCGGTACTTTTTAATCTTTTCTGCAAAATCTAGAAGTTTATCCTGGTCAATATGATTTTTGTACAGAGCCCATGTAGACCAGATGGGGTACTGGAAGGCGTTTTCTGATGGGATCTTAGAAGGCTTGTTAAAGTACCTGCGCACCATGTATTTGTGAATGGAGGTCACATCCGAACCGACGCAGACACGGTAGCTTAGCTCCGGGAAAGGCTGCTGCCCAAGGGGAGGTTTGTAGGGAGAATCCTTATACCTGGCCTGAAAGAAGAGCGACCGTTCACTGGCGTTAAACCCCAGGTGGAAGGGCACTGAGTCGTTGATTTTTATAGCCGCTGCTTTCGAGGACAGCCAGTATCTTTCTAAGATGCCTCCAAAGCTGCCCCTGAAGGAATACACGTCGCTCGTCACAAAGGGCATGGGCTCCTGGTACCCTGGGAGTCTGATTGGCCAGTGCTGGACGCTCATTTCACAGCCCCCGTACCAGTGAGCGTCCTCCCAAAACATGGTGTGCTCGACCACCGTGTCTACCACAAACTCCTCCCAGCGGACGCGGTAGCACATAACCGTGTCCTTGGGCTTGACTGTCTGAATGAAGAAATTCAGCTTCCCTCTGTCTGATCTGGTGCAGCTTAAAATCTCCCCTTCTTTCGAGCAGGACTCCAGATCGAGGGTGCCTGACTGAAAGCCCAGTCTGAAGACCACCTCCCCGTTGTGGTTTTTGATGATGAACCCATCCTTCCTCAGGTCCATCAATTCCGTCTTTAGCTGCTCCGCCTTCCTGAGAGACGCCGTGTAGTAGCACCAAGCCACCACCGCCGCAATGAACAAGATGAGCCCGATGACTATTGCACCGATCATTGGCTTCAGCTCCTTGGACGGCTTCGGCTTCACTGGGGTGAAGCTGTCAGGCAGGCGTGTTCCCATGGCATTCCCCTTTTCAGAGCTCCTGTTCTTTCTTAAACGCTGATTTTCCATTAGCCCCTAAAGCCCTTGTGGCCAGGAGCTTTGTTTCTTACTGTGTTGTTCTTCTctggttcatcaaggagaaatacaaaCAGGAGAATCAGTCAGTCATAGTGTCCTCTCCAAACCCATTCAGTCCTCCAGCACTGATCCCTGACACAGCACAGGGGTGAAATGTTACAAATATCAACTAAATGAATCCAGCTAATGGACCAAATCATCCCTCTTGTAGCTCCGGTGAAGACTCCCTCTGCTTTCACTTGCAGTTCTGCTCCAGTCTGGTACAATCTGTTCACTGGCAGCTGAGCCAGGGTTATTATAATACCATGCTCTCAGACATGGGTATGCCAAGGTTCCCATGAGCTCTTGGCTGCAATGTGGCTCAGCTCAgccaagctgggaggaggggatgaGACAAAGCTAGAGCACTGGGGAGAAGCGGACAGGGCTCTGCGGAGAAACAAGGGCAGTTAGCAGAGAATGCAGGCTCGCAGCTCCGCAATGATCTCTGGCTTCTTGTCTTTTGGTCAAGAAGACTCCTGGATGCATTTTCCCCACCCTGCCCGTATCTCTCTGCCCTCATGCTGTAGTAAATGTGAGCATGCTGGCAGCTAGGCATTCACTTCCCTGGCTCAGTTACAAAGAAGTGATGCCTCATTTCTGAGGGGACCTGGTAATCACAGCCATCTAATGGCATGGAGGTTAATTGTCTGTCTGCACATCGCTCACCGAATGCCATTAAGCTGCTAAAATAGGAAGGAGCAAGCTCCCGCGAGAGAGCTATTTATAGCCTCACCatgtaggccctgattcagcaaagcatttaagcaggtTCGTTATAGGACATGAACAGGTCAGGTCCAACAGCCTGAGAGTTCGCAGAGGGCAGATTCAGTTTGCTGATTGGCTGAATTGCAGGTGGGGCCGGCACGGTCAGCCCCGTAGGCATCGAGTGGCGTATGGCTCTGCCAGCGCCGGAGGGTGTCTCCTTCTCCGTCAGCGCTGGAGGCAGGTCTCCATTCGTTCACACTAGCACAGCTCCACTAGCTGCAGGGGAGTGGCTCCCGGTTTACATCAGGGTAAGTGAGAAAAGTGCAGTGTCACTGGGGTCGAGGGGAGAGTGCGTCCCCCTGTCAGTGGAAAGAGGGTTTGGCAGAAACCTCGAAGGAGAGCAGTGTGGGAGAGAAGATTTCTGGCAAAAGCGTACTTGGGGTTTTAACTGGGATTGCTGCAATAGAAGGAACGTGTTCatcatagaaatgtcgggctggaagggccctcgagaggtcatctagtcctgccccctgcactgagacaggaccaagtaaacctagacgagtggttctcaatctttttgggctcaggacccatttgtcaATGTTTATGGCCTTTCACAATCCAGTAACTAGTCTGGCGGTGGAAGCCCTTGGGTGGTTTTGGTCGGATCCTGTCTCCTGCGGGGGTTGATCCTGCACgtcactcaccccacagtggcggcttctgcagcttctgtgctgtggggctggctgggcttggctctccacTCCAGGTGTTGCAACCTCCGGGTTTGCAGCACCGCTCAGGTTTGGCCACACACGCCCTGACTGGACCACATTttgtgagtggagttgtgacctggctcacGGGGTTGCAgggccactcactcaaatttggcctacccaGACTCTCGTCGTCATGACACCTGGGCTaaacctgagtggcgctgggaccccagaggttcaGTGCCTGGATCAGGGAGGCGAGCCCAGCCACCCCATGCAACAGGAGCCGCAGGAGCTGCCATGCCACCCTTTGAACCATTCTGGagacccaattttgggtcccgATCCATGGGCTGAGAAACCCtggcctagaccatccctgacaggggtttgtccaactagctcttaaaaacctccaatgatggagattccacaacctcccttggaagcctgttccagagtgcagctacccttagagttagaaagatttcctaatatctaacctacatctcccttgctgcacattaagcccattccttcttgtcctgccttctgtggacacggagaacaactgatctctttataacatccctcaacatatttgaagactgtgagGTATCCTCTCACTgttcttaagactaaacatgaTACCCAAGCCCAGACGTCTACACTGTCAAGCCCCTTAGctcgagccctgcaagcccaagtcaactggcacaggccagccgcgggtgtctaattgcagtgtagacatactcaatgaagcacagagaagggaagggacttAGCAAAGGACACCCGGCTGGTCACTGCAGTGCAGGTCAGCTAGGAATAGACTCCAGGTTTCctaaatcccagtccagtgctctgacCACCAAACCACACCCTTACTTTGCTCTGGTGAAATCATCTCAGTCAGGTGAGAGGATCcgtgaaatcagtggggtttaggaacctaaacacctttgaggatatGGGCCTAAGTGGTTAACTTTCACTGATCTGTGTAAAAACTGATGAGTTTTAGAAATCAAATCTATCTTATTGCCTTTTAAATGTTTTGTCAAATTTATTGataaaggaacaaaacaaaacaagacttcCAAAGAAACCTACCAACGCAGCTTGCGAAGGTCTGGTTAAGAAGCAAGTCCTCAGAAACATCTTGTGGGTGATAGTGGGAAAAGGCAATAAGCTTGACCATCAAGCTACGCAACAAGTGTCTCAAAGTGTTTTTCCATCGTTCTTAATGACATCAGAATCTCAACAGAGTAATGCTAAGCGGCTTGAAGTCCATTAAAAATGCCATCAATCGGTCATTTCACTATCCATCAGATCAGCTTCCCAGTGACCTAAACAATGTGCTGTGGTTTTAATaagatctttttttaattttttctgttcaccttttttttttttaatgcactttCCTCCCATTTTCGGTGGCAAAGTGGAAAAGGGATGAGAAATGGGAAgcggggaaaggggggaaagaaaaagggGAGGGAAAATGAAGAATTTCAAAACTAGTTTTCAATAAAACTTTGAGTGAAAACTTGTCCCCCTTTCAAAACCTGCAGAACAAATGTTTCACAATTTCCAATTATATTTTTTCCCTTCCACTTTTCAATCATCTCTTCTCACACCCCAGCCTTACAGTGCCCTCCCtcctggtgggggcagggggcaaggcACAGGATCCTTGGGGCAGCAGGCCCCATACTCCCAGGGGCACAATGTCACAGAAGCGCCTGCTGCATGTGGCTCCACACTGCCCCCTGCAGTTCTCAGTGAGTAGCACAATTTAGTTATCAAGGCGATGGTGGGAGCTGTATCAGGAGAGGTTCTCGAACCAGCAGCAGGATCTCTTGGAAAAGGCGGAAGGTGGGAAGCAAGAGGGAGTAGTGGAGAGGGGAGTAGCGAGAAAGAGACAATGCGCCTGATTTGCCGGGTGCAGCTTCATTGATGTGAATGGAGTCACTGGttctcctgatttgcaccagagCACATggaatcagaatcagacccaaggCGCATGAAGGAGCCCGGGGCAGGTCCCAAGCTGGAAATGTCACAGCTTACATCTGTACTGTGGGTCTGCCTAGCGCCATCCTCCACCCTCAATCCTGATTTCTCCTGAGTGGCCTTTGTTCCTTAGGGCTGGCATTGGAAAGAGCAGCCTCCGCCTTGGGAGTTTGCAATTTGCCCTATTTCTGTGTCCTTGAAACCTTCCGAAAGGCTTTCCgtgccagcagggaaggggggcGCGGGGCAGCTGCTGGAGAGCTCTGCTGGGGACAGCAAATGGGCCCATCCCTCTTCCATCCTGACAGCGCCAACCATGGCATATGACAGCCCAGACAATCTCCCCGCAGCAGCTGTGCCCATCTGTCAGCGGGGATCCGGACGCCAGCTctctccaagctgctgctgtcCTGGTGTCATGGGTGGGATGTCTCGGTTGGCTGGCAGTTTCCTGTAGCAGCTGCCGGAATCCATCCTCCAGTTCCAGGGCAGTagaggaaggaggggagaaggagagatgCTGAAGCTCAGAGCACAGACTCGGCACCTTTTGAACCAACAGGCTTGGACAGCAGCAGGACCAACTACACATGCTCCCTTCCATTCAGCATCCCAAAGGACCTTGCAAACATTAACCAGTTAAAGAATGGTGATGGTGAGAGGCCACTGGTTCCAATCCAACCCCGGCTGGCAGTGACCAAACAGGCGGTTGCTCTGATGGCTACTTGGTGCAAGTGAAATAAGTTTGGTGGGTCATAGTCTGCCTCCCAGTCGGGAGGTGTCCAAAGCAACAAACCCTTCCTTCTGGGATCACAGTCTGGGCTGATCTTTCAGACTTCTTCATAACCAGATTAGATACAGAGCACTGACCGGATAGATGGAAGCACTCCACTAGGAGGTGCTATAGATGGCTATAAGAAAACTATTGGTCTGTTGGACTCTGTAACAATTAATTTATCATTTATTAAAACagctattaataatttattagcCATTTATCAACTAGTGCTAgatggaaccttaatataaagtatAGCCAAAAGCATATATACTTTTCCACAGCAGTCTGGCAAATCAGGTAGCTATGGCTGGCACATAACTTCATGTTATGGGATTTATTATTGAAAGGATTTGGGAGCATGTTTCTTCACCAGTCTCTTTCCTGTGTGTATAGCTGACATGATAAAATAAGTATCCGTGATCACTAGGGATGGGGGGAAGCCAAGTTTATCCCAAGGGATGCTGCCAGGCTACAAAGACCACGCGCTTCACATGAGCAAGAGATAAATCATAGGGTGGATACAGAGGGTGCAGAGACATTCTCAAGGACTCTCTCTTTCTATAAGGATAGAGAACAAGGACACCTGCCTCTCTGTTAATAACAATACGCAGCACTTATGGAGCGCTCTGCAATTTCAAAGCAGTGCGTGAGCATTAACTAACCATTCCCCGCAGTGTCCCCATGCAGCTACTAAGTAGCAGGGTTGTCTTCAACGGAGCTGTGCCCCTTCCTACCAGAACGCTGTGAGATTTCTTGTTCCTCTCAGACCTCTCCAAGAAAACTCAGTGCTCGAAAGATGTGCCTGATCAACAGCACTAGAGATTCATACCTGTGTCTGTCCAGAACAGGGATAACAGGAATGGCAGTGCCTGCTTCCACTACCTCCCTACCAATGTGCTTCACTGCTGTCTACAGTGATTGCTGCTATACCCAGATGGGAAATGGGAATTCAGGCTCCCTGGACATGctgtccttggcctctctgcccaGACTCTCAGCCAGGTGCAATTTGCCACGTTGTGATGTGGATACTTAGACTGACACCACCAGCTCGGTTCACAGAGAACACTTAACAGCCATCAGCTGGATGTGACTTTTGGTCCTGATCCCTACAGACCTAGGTTGGATTTGATCTGGCATCCTAGAGTGGGAAGGCTGGATATCCCTTTATCAAGCCCCTGAGTCCTCCAAATGGCCTTCAACCATTGCTTTTTGGGAACAGAACTTTCTTCCCAATCCAAAACCCGCTTCACAAGGAATTGCAAAACCAACATCTTCCCCCAGTTCTGACCACTGCTGCAAATGGTCCAGACTGACTTTTAACATCTCACCTGAATGATGGCACTTCCGGCAGCACTGCACCTCCCAATACCAATCTCAGCTACTGCTGGGGTGCATCCAGGATAGACCACTCCCTGCCGGCTGAATCGCTGACATCCCT
The sequence above is a segment of the Natator depressus isolate rNatDep1 chromosome 5, rNatDep2.hap1, whole genome shotgun sequence genome. Coding sequences within it:
- the LOC141988041 gene encoding myogenesis-regulating glycosidase-like, which codes for MENQRLRKNRSSEKGNAMGTRLPDSFTPVKPKPSKELKPMIGAIVIGLILFIAAVVAWCYYTASLRKAEQLKTELMDLRKDGFIIKNHNGEVVFRLGFQSGTLDLESCSKEGEILSCTRSDRGKLNFFIQTVKPKDTVMCYRVRWEEFVVDTVVEHTMFWEDAHWYGGCEMSVQHWPIRLPGYQEPMPFVTSDVYSFRGSFGGILERYWLSSKAAAIKINDSVPFHLGFNASERSLFFQARYKDSPYKPPLGQQPFPELSYRVCVGSDVTSIHKYMVRRYFNKPSKIPSENAFQYPIWSTWALYKNHIDQDKLLDFAEKIKKYRFNCSHIEIDDMYTQTYGDFDFDPVKFPNVTEMFKTLKEEGFKVTLWTHPFINYNSSNFGVGIEQQLFIKEPTGKLPAMVKWWNGIGAILDFTNPTVREWFQSHLKQLRSKYGIASFKFDAGEVSYLPKQFSTFRPLSDPSIWSRRYTEMAIPFYELAEVRVGYQSQNISCFFRIIDRDSVWGYELGLKSLIPTVLTISMLGYPFILPDMIGGNFMPNKTEGAVEIPDQELYIRWLELSAFMPSMQFSIPPWLYDKAVIEIAQKFTELHESLVAPLLLELAGEVTDTGDPIIRPIWWISPRDEFAHKLDSQFLIGDTLMVAPVLELGKQERDVYLPAGKWRSYKGELFEKTPVLLTDYPVDLDEVAYFLWVS